In the Profundibacter amoris genome, TCCTGGTCGTGGGTGACGATCACGAATGTGGTGCCGGTTTTTTCCTGAATATCCATCAGTTCAAACTGGGTTTCCTGCCGCAGCTTTTTGTCCAGAGCGCCCAGAGGCTCATCCAGCAGCAGCAGTTTCGGCGCCTTGGCCAGAGATCGCGCCAGCGCCACCCGCTGCCGCTGTCCACCGGAAATCTGGTGCGGTTTGCGTTTGCCGAATTGCTCCAGCCTTGTTAAGCGCAGCATTTCATCCACCCGTCCGGCGATTTCCGATTTCGGCATGTCGGATCTTTTCAGGCCAAAGGCAATGTTTTCGGCTACTGTCAGGTGCGGGAACAGCGCATAGGACTGGAACATCATATTGGTGGGGCGTTTGTTGGGGGGCACCGCCGCCATGTCCTGACCGTCCAGCAATATCTGGCCTTCGGTCGGGGTTTCAAACCCCGCCAGCATCCGCATCAGGGTGGTTTTACCACAACCCGAGGGGCCGAGCAGGGCGTAGAATTCTTGTCTGTAGATGTTGATGCTGAGGTCATCAATCGCGGTGAAATCGCCAAACCGTTTGGTGACATTGCGGAACTCGATCAGCGGCTTTTCATCCGCATCTTCCCAAGGCGCAAAAACACCGCTGGCATTGGCATCATTCATTGATTTCCCCCCGAAAATTAAAACCCCGCACGGGCACATGGCCTATGCGGGGAGTATTTGGTCACGGTCTTAGATGCCGGATTTTACTTTGGTCCACAAACGGGTCACAATCCGCTGCACCTTGGGCGCATAAGGCCGTTTGGTGTAAAGGTGCTTCATGGTTTCCTCGTCCGGATAGATCGCCGGATCGGTAATCACATCCTCTTCCAGAAACTCTTGCGAGGCCTTGTTACCGTTGGCGTAGTAAACATAGTTCGACGCAGCCGCCGCATTATGTGCATCCATGATGAAATTCAGGAATTTATGCGCCCCGTCGGGGTTTGGTGCATCCACCGGAATGGCCATCTGGTCAAACCACATCAAGGCGCCTTCTTTCGGGGAATTATAGGCGATTTCAACGCCGTTGTCCGCCTCGTCAGCGCGGTCACGCGCCTGTAGCACATCACCGGACCAGCCGAAGGCCACGCAGATGTCGCCGTTGGCCAGTGCGTTGATATATTCCGAGCTGTGGAATTTCTGCACATAGGGGGCCACGGCTGTCAGAACCGGTCCGGCCTTGGCAATGACATCGGGATCATCCGAATCCGGGTTTTCGCCCAGATAGGCCAGCGCGGCAGGGATCATTTCCGATGGCGCATCCAGAAAATGCACACCGCATTTTTGCAGTTTTTCCATATTGGCCGGATCGAAAATCAGCGCGAGCGAGTCAATCGGGGCGTCCTCTCCCAGCGCTTCTTTCACTTTTGCAACATTCACGCCGATACCGGTGGTGCCCCACATATAGTTGATCGAATATTCGTTGCCGGGGTCATACTGTGCTGTGCGTTCCTTGATTACGTCCCACATGTTCACGGCATTGGGCAGCTTGGAATAATCCAGTTTCTGGAAGGCGCCCGCCTGAATTTGCCGTTGCAGGAATTCAGCCGTCGGCACCACCACATCATAACCCGACCCACCGGCCAGCATTTTCGTTTCCAGCAATTCGTTGGAATCAAACACATCATAGATCAGCGTGATACCGGTTTCGTCCTGAAACTTGGTCAGCAGGCCTTCGTCGATGTAGTCGGACCAGTTGTAGACATGCACTTCTTCAGCCATAACCGCGCCCGCCCCAAGGGCCAGCACTGCCGTCATTGTCAGCAAATTCGTTTTCATAGATTGTTCTCCCGTTGGTCGGGAGTCGCGGCTCCCGTCGAAATATTTGATCAAAAAAATTGACACAAAGCAATAAAAAGTTTCCACTCGGGTCATTGTTGATACCGTTTCCAAGGGGACAAAGTGGATAATTCACCGCAAAACCTGCCCGTTCACGAGGTCGTCTATCGCCAGATCCGCGAGATGATCCTGCTGGGCGAATTTGCCCCCGGTCAACCGGTCACCATTCAGGGGCTGGTGCAGGAACTGGGCGTCGGCATGACGCCGGTGCGCGAGGCCATCCGCCGCCTGACCGCCGAAGGGGCACTGGAATTTCAAGGCAACCGGCGGATCATCCTGCCGCAAATGACACTGGCCCAACTGGATGAAATCGCCTTTGCCCGACTGTCAATCGAACCCCGATTGGCCTATCTGGCGACCAGCCGCATGTCGGGCACGGATTATCAAGGGTTATATGACACCGATCAGGCCCTGAACGTGGCGATCGCGAATGGAAATGTCGCGGATTACCTGAAATACAACTACCGGTTTCACCATGACCTGTATCAACAGTCCGATGCCCATATCCTGTTGTCGATGTCGGCATCACTCTGGCTGCGAATCGGTCCGTCCTTGAGGGTGGTTCTGGGGCGGTACGGCACCGCAAGTCTGCCGGACAAACATCAGGAAGCGTTGCAAGCCATGCGCGATGGCGACCCGCAGGCGGTGGCGCAGGCGATCAAGGAAGACCTGCATCAGGGACACGAGGCCATCCGCCAATCGCTGGAAAATGCATAAACACAGCAATTCCGTTTGACAGAAAATAATTTGATCATATTCTGCATCAAACCCGCTTCATCAGGAGATGCGCAATGAACATGATCACCAACCACCCGCCCACCAAAGAGCTTCAGGAACTTGATGCAGCGCATCATATGCACCCGTTTACCGCCGGTGCCGAACTGGCCGCCAAGGGCGCGCGGGTGATCACCTCGGCCAAAGGCGTGACGCTGACGGATTCCGAAGGTGTGGAACTGATGGACGCGATGGCGGGTCTGTGGTGCGTCAACATCGGCTATGGCCGTCACGAACTGGCCGAAGCCGCCGCACGGCAAATGCGCGAACTGCCCTATTACAACACCTTCTTCCAGACCACCCATGTGCCCGCCGTGGCGCTGGCCACCAAACTGGCCGAACTGGTGCCCGGTGATCTGAACCAGGTGTTTTATGGCTGCTCGGGATCGGATGCCAACGACACCAACATTCGCCTAGTGCGTCACTACTGGGCCGCCAAGGGCAAGCCCGACAAAAAGGTGATCATATCGCGCAAGAACGCCTATCACGGATCGACCGTTGCCGCCGCCAGCCTTGGCGGAATGTCGGCGATGCACGCGCAGGGCGGCCTGCCGATCCCCGATATCCACCACATCGATGAGCCCAACTGGTATGCACAGGGCGGCGATCTGTCGCCCGAGGAATTCGGTCTGGAACGCGCCCGCCAGCTGGAGCAGGCGATTGCCGAAATCGGTGAGGACCGCGTAGCCGCCTTTATCGCCGAGCCGATTCAGGGTGCGGGCGGGGTGATCATTCCGCCCGAAACCTACTGGCCGGAAATCCAGCGGATTTGCGATGCGCACGAAATCCTGCTGATCGCCGATGAGGTGATCTGCGGCTTTGGGCGCACCGGCAACTGGTTCGGCTGCGATACCTTCAACATCCGCCCCGATATTATGACCATCGCCAAGGGCTTGTCCTCGGGCTATGCGCCGATTGGTGGCTCGATGGTGTCGGACGAGGTGGCCGAAGTAATCGCCAACGCCGGTGACTTCAACCACGGTTACACCTATTCCGCCCATCCGGTCTCGGCCGCCGTGGCGCTGGAAAACCTGCGTATTCTGGAAGAGGAAAAGATCGTCGACACCGTGCGCGATGTGACCGCCCCTTATCTGGCCGAACGCTGGACCGAACTGGCCGACCACCCGATGATCGGCGAGGCAAAGGTCTGCGGTATGGTCGCATCGGTCGCCATGTCCCCGGACAAAGCCAACCGCGCCCCGTTCCAGGCGCCCGCCGGCACCATCGGCCTGATGTGCCGTGATCGCTGTTTTGAAAACAAACTGGTGATGCGTCATGTGGGGGACCGGATGATCATCTCGCCACCGCTGATCCTGACCAAAGACGACATCGACACACTGATGGACCGCGCTTATCGCTCGATTGACGAGGCCTATCTGCTGGCGAAAAAGGAAGGGCTGTTCAAGTAGCGTTCAGCCCCGTTCATCAGCGCCCATCCTGCGTTCCAGCCAACGCACAAAGGCGCTGATAATCAACACCAGCAGCAGATATTCGACGATCAGCAGGGTATAGATTTCCAGCGGCCGGTATTCCGTCACCACCAGTTCATTGGCGCGGCGCGTCAGTTCCTGCATACCGATGACCGAGGCAAAGGCCGACATCTTAACGATATAGATGAACTGGTTTGCAAGCGGCGGCAAGATGCGCCGGATCGCCTGGGGCAGGATCACATGGCGCATGTTTTGAGCGTAGGTCAGGCCAATGGTTTGCCCTGCCTCGACCTGCCCTTTGGGGATCGACTGGATGCCCGCGCGATAGATTTCGGCGGTAAAGGCGCTGTCGGACACCGCCAAGGCGATGATTGCGCCCCAGAACGGATCAATGCTGATGTGGATCCCCATAGATTTCAGCACCACCGGCAATCCGTAGAACACCCAGAACAACATCGGCAGCAAGGGCACGGCCCGCACCAGTTCGATATAGATCCGCGACGGGATGCGCAGCCAGCGGCGCGGCGACATGCCGGGCAGGGCCACAATCAGCCCCAGCACCATCGACAGCCCCGCCGCGATCAGTGACAGCAGGATGGTTGATCCAAACCCGCCCAGCAGGAATTTGATGTTGATCCAGCCCGCTGGCGTTCGCGGGTCAATCACATACCAGCCCCAGATATTGGACGAACCACAACCCGCGATAAACAGCGTCAGGGATAACAGGAACAGAGTTTTCAATCTCATCATCTGCCCCCCTAATGCTGCAAAATCTGGTTCAGGAATTTGCGGCAACGCGCGGTTTTGGGCGCGGTAAAGAATTCTTCGGGCGGGGCGGATTCCAGTATCTCGCCCTTGTCCATGAATACCACCCGGTCGGCGGCCTTGCGGGCGAAACCCATTTCATGGGTCACCACGACCATCGTCATCCCTTCCGTCGCCAGATCAAGGATCACATCCAGAACCTCGGCAATCATTTCAGGGTCCAGCGCCGAGGTGGGTTCGTCAAACAGCATCAGTTTGGGTTCCAGGCACAGGCTGCGGGCAATTGCCACCCGCTGTTGCTGCCCGCCCGACAGTTGGCCGGGTTTCTTGTCGGCCTGTTCGGGGATGTGCACCCGTTCCAGATAGTGCATCGCGCGGGCTTCGGCCTCGGCCCGTGACAAGCCGCGTGCCTTGATTGGCCCCAAGGTCAGGTTTTCCAGCACTGTCAGGTGCGGGAACAGGTTGAACTGCTGAAACACCATGCCGATTTCCGCACGCACCTGCGCGATGCTTGCAGCATCATTGGTCAGTTCAACCCCGTCGACCACAATCCGCCCTGTATCATGCGATTCCAGCCGGTCGATACAGCGCACCAGCGTGGATTTACCCGAGCCGGACGGCCCGCAAATTACCAGCTTTTCACCAAACGGCACTGTCAGGGTGATGTCCTTCAACGCCTGATATTCACCAAACCATTTACCCACACCGCTGATTTCAATTGCAACTTCGCCGCCCTGCATCCTGCCTGCCCTGCCCGTTTTCCGTTCAACTTATTATTACCTGACCATCTATAGATGGAAATAGCCACCACCGCGGGCTAAAACAAAAGACCGTTACAACAATAAATTCGCAGGGAACGTTAAGATGAGATTTTTCAGAATATTCGCAATCACAACCTTTTTAACCGCCCTTCTGGGCCTGCCAGCCACTGCACAATCCGCGCTGAATGACATCCTGTCGTCCGGCACCCTCAAGGTCGGTACAACCGGTGACTGGAACCCGATGTCGGTGCGTGATCCGGCGACCAACAGCTACAAGGGTTATGACATCGACATCATGACCGAACTGGCCAAGGATCTGGGCGTGGAGCTGGAACTGGTCCCGACCGACTGGAAAACACTGGTCAACGGTGTGGTCGCGGGGAATTATCACATCACCGGTTCCGCCTCGATCAGTCCGACGCGGATGAAGGCGGCCGGGTTTTCCGAAAGCTATCTGTCGGTGCAGATTTTCCCGTTTACAACCGATGACAAACTGGGCCGTTTCGATGGCTGGGCATCCGTGAACGACCCCGGCGTGGTGGTGGCAACCACCCTTGGCACCACCTTTGAAAAGCTGGTGAAGGAATGGTTCCCCGATGCGCAAATCAAAGTGGTCGATGCCCCCGCCCGTGGCTATCAAGAGGTTCTGGCGGGACGCGCCGATGTGTTCATCACATCGAACATCGAAGGCGCGACCCTGATTGCGAAATTCGACAATGTGCACCAGATTGCGGTCGAGCAGCCCAAATCACCCACCCCGATCGCGATGATCCTGCCGCAGGACGATCAGGTCTGGATCAACTATGTGAACAACTGGATCAAACTGAAGCAGGCCAAGGGTTTCTTTGCCCAAACCGCCGAAAAATGGGGTCTTTAGAGCATGCCGCACCAAATCGAATTCACTGGCCGGCCCGAACGCATTCGCTTATGCGAACGCTGCCTCGGTCTGACCATTGAATGCCCGCGTCCAATCAGGCGCGACACGCTTTAGGCCAAAACCGGCCAAATGATGCGGCCTGACCAATTGGCCGCATCATTTCCCTCTTGATCATTTGGTAAAACTTGCAAATACCCCCCTGAACGTGAGACCTTGCAAGGTGATCAAGGAGCCAGACAGTTGCAAAGCAAAATAAAGCCTATCAACACCCCCGCCAAAACCGCCGGTCTGCCGCAGGTGCACGAGCCGCGAAACCCGGGGATGGAACTGGATATGGACTGGGTGACGGGGGCGCAGGCCAACACATCCGCCATTGAACGCCGCGTTAAATCGCTACCTGGTCGGCGGTCGGTGAAAAAGGATTATCAGGCGGCATGGATGCTAAAAGCAATCACCATGATTGATCTGACCACCCTGTCGGGTGACGACACTCCGGGCCGCGTGCGCCGCCTTTGTGCCAAGGCCCGCCAACCCGTGCGCGCGGATATTCTGGAAGCATTAGGCGTCGAAGGAATCACCACCGGCGCGGTTTGCGTCTATCACGAGATGGTCGAAACCGCCGTGGCTGCACTGGAAGGCACCGGAATTCCCGTGGCCGCCGTTTCCACCGGCTTTCCTGCCGGCCTGTCCCCCTACCACCTGCGCGTGGCCGAGATCGGCGAGAGCGTGAAGGCAGGGGCCTCGGAAATCGACATCGTGATATCGCGGCGCCATGTGCTGACCGGAAACTGGCAGGCCCTTTATAACGAAATGCGCGAATTTCGCGCTGCTTGTGGCGATGCCCACGTCAAGGCGATCCTTGCCACCGGCGAGTTGGGTAGTCTGCGCAATGTCGCGCGTGCCTCGTTGATTTGCATGATGGCCGGTGCCGATTTCATCAAAACCTCGACCGGTAAGGAAGCCGTCAACGCCACCCTGCCCGTTTCACTGGTGATGATGCGCGCCATTCGCGATTACCACACCCGCACGGGGTTCCGCGTTGGCTATAAACCGGCGGGCGGAATTTCAAAGGCCAAGGATGCGGTCACCTATCTGACCCTGCTCAAGGACGAACTGGGCAACCGCTGGCTTTCGCCGGATATGTTCCGTTTCGGCGCCTCGTCCCTGCTGGGCGATCTGGAACGCCAGCTGGAACACCATGTGACCGGCAACTACTCTGCCTCTTACCGCCACGCGATTGGATAAGCCATGACTGTAAAAGATATCTTCGAGACCATGGACTATGGCCCCGCCCCCGAAAGCACCTCCGAAGTGATGGCGTGGATTGCCAAATATGACGGCAAGTTCGGCCAGTTCATCAATGGCGAATTCACCCCGCATCACGACGGCTTTGAATCCCGCAATCCGGCCACCGGCGACATTCTGGCGCTGGTCACACAGGCCAGCAGCGATGATGTGGACGCCGCCGTAACCGCCGCCACCAAGGCGCAAAAGAAATGGGCGCGCACATCGGGCCATGAACGGGCCAAGGTGCTTTATGCCATTGCCCGCCTGCTGCAAAAACACAGTCGCCTGTTTGCGGTGCTGGAAACGATGGACAACGGTAAACCGATCCGCGAAAGCCGCGACATCGACATCCCGCTGGTGCAGCGGCATTTCTATTACCACGCGGGCATGGCGCAGCTGATGGAGTCCGAGCTGCCCGACGCCGAACCCATTGGCGTTTGCGGCCAGATCATCCCGTGGAATTTCCCGCTGTTGATGCTGGCCTGGAAAATCGCCCCCGCGATTGCCACCGGCAATGCCTGTGTGCTGAAACCTGCGGAATACACATCCTTAACCGCGCTGCTGTTTGCGGAAATTTGCGTTCAGGCGGGCCTGCCCAAGGGTGTTGTCAACATCGTCACCGGCAATGGGGCTGTGGGTGAAATGATCGTCACCCACGAGGATATCGACAAAATCGCCTTTACCGGTTCCACCGCCGTTGGCCGCCGCATCCGCGAGGCCACCGCCGGTTCCGGCAAGGCGCTGACGCTGGAGCTGGGCGGAAAATCCCCATACATCGTGTTTGACGATGCGGATATAGATTCCGCCGTCGAGGGGCTGGTCGATGCGATCTGGTTCAATCAGGGGCAGGTCTGCTGTGCCGGCTCGCGCCTGCTGGTACAGGAAGGCATTGCCGAGGAATTCTACGCCAAGTTGAAGGCGCGGATGGACGGCTTGCGTATGGGCGATCCATTGGACAAATGCATCGACATCGGCGCGCTGGTGGACCCTGTGCAGCACGCCACCGTCACCGATATGGTTGCCAAGGGCGGGCATGAGGGCGAGGTTTACCACGCCAAATGCAAACTGCCCAATCAGGGCTGCTATTACCCGCCGACCCTGATCACCGGCCTGCATTCCGCCGCCTATCTGATGCAAGAGGAAATCTTTGGCCCCGTGCTGGTGTCCACCACCTTCCGCACTCCGGCCGAGGCCGTGCAACTGGCCAACAACACCCGCTATGGTCTGGCCGCAAGCGTCTGGAGCGAGAATGTCAATCTGGCGCTGGATATCGCGCCCAAACTGGTAGCGGGCATTGTCTGGGTCAATGCGACCAACCTGTTTGACGCGGCGGCCGGTTTTGGCGGTGTGCGCGAAAGCGGTTTCGGGCGCGAAGGCGGCTGGGAGGGGCTATCGGCCTATACCAGACCGAAAATCGCCAGCAAGCCATTGCATCCTGTCGCACCGGTATCCGCGCCAAAGGATGCGCAGATCACCGGACTGGACCGCACCGCCAAGATGTATATCGGTGGCAAACAGGCACGGCCCGACAGCGGTTATTCCACCGCGATCTGGTCGCCCAAAGGCAAGCTGCTGGGCCATGTCGGCCAAGGCTCACGCAAGGACATCCGCAATGCGGTCGAGGCCGCCCATGCTGCCAAAGGCTGGGGTAAAACCACCGGCCATCTGCGGGCGCAGATCCTGTATTACATCGCCGAAAACCTGTCGGCACGTGGCGACGAATTCGCCCACCGCCTGAACCAGATGAGCGGCAAAACCGGCGGGCGCAAAGAAGTGGACGCAACCCTGTCCCGCCTGTTCACCTATGCCGCTTGGGCCGATAAATATGATGGTCAGGCACATGGCGTCCCCATTCGCGGCATCGCGCTGGCGATGAAAGAACCCGTTGGCGTGATCGGCGCGCTTTGCCCTGATGAAGCGCCGTTGCTGGGCCTGATTTCCGTCATGGCGCCCGCGATTGCGTTGGGCAACACCTGCGTGCTGGCGGCCAGTCAGGCCGCGCCACTGGCGGCAACCGATTTCTATCAGGTGCTGGATACCTCGGACGTGCCCGCAGGGGTGGTCAACATCCTGACCGGCGATCATGCCGATCTGGCGGGGCCAATGGCGGGGCATCTGGATGTGGATGCGGTCTGGAGTTTTTCCTCGACCGATTTGTCAGCACAGATCGAACATGCCTCGGCTGGCAACCTGAAACGCACATGGGTCAACGATGCCCACGCGCGCGACTGGTTCGGCAAGGATGGCGAAGGGCGCGAATTCCTGCAACAAGCGACCGAAGTCAAGAATATCTGGGTGCCTTATGGCGAGTAGGAACGCCGCTGCCCCGGACTTGATCCGGGGCCTTCCCCTGCCTGTCAGGAGATCCCGCATCAAGTGCGGGACAGCGCAGCACCCATGATCACCCGCAGCTTTCAAAAAGGCGACGCCCATTCTACCGCCATTTATTCGGATTGCGAGAAATACCGCTATTCCCTGACCCGCATTTGGGAGCCGGAAGGAAAGAAGGCATTCTTTGTCATGCTCAACCCCTCGACCGCGACCGAGGTGCAGAACGACCCCACGGTCGAACGTTGCGAGCGCCGCGCCCGCACGCTGGGCTTTGGCGCCTTTCGCGTCGCCAATATTTTCGCATGGCGCGACACCGACCCGCGCAAGATGCGCAAGGCGGCTGATCCCGTCGGCCCCGCCAATGACGCGGCTATCCTTGAAGGCTGTGACTGGGCCGATCAGGTCATCTGCGCATGGGGCACCCACGGCGAACACCTGATGCGCGGCCCGCAGGTTGAAACCCTGATGCGCGGCACCGGATTGCCGCTCTATCAGCTTGGGCTGTCCAAAGCGGGCCACCCCAAACACCCGCTTTATATCGCCTATGCGGTGCAACCTGTGCTATGGGACGGGTAACGACAGGTAAACACACAAGGTAATTGATGCCCGACAGTATTCCGGAAGATGACAAAACCCCCGACCTTCAGACCGAGATTGCGGAACTGAAACAGGAATTGCACCGCCTGAACAACCACCGTTTCGTGCGCATCCACAATTCCGCATGGAGGCTGGTGCAGTTTCAATTCATCCGCGGGCTGGCCTTCGGCCTTGGCTCGGTGATCGGCGCGACGTTTCTTGTCTATCTGCTGGTTTATTCGCTATCAAACATCGACTTTATCCCGATTGTCGGCGAATGGGCCAAAGAGATCGCGGATATGATCAGGCAAAACGGAACACCACAGTAAAACCCCTTTCCTTTTGCGCCGTTTCACCCTATACGCGCGTGTCTGCCTGATTCATCGGGCGGATGCTCTATGGACCTTGCTGGACGACATCCCGGCCTGTGCCCGCAACTTTTGATATTAAAGGAGACCCCGATGTCGATTACCAAAGAAGAAAAAGCCCGCATCATGAAAGAATTCGCAACCCACGAAGGCGACACAGGTTCGCCCGAAGTCCAGGTTGCTGTTTTGTCATCGCGGATCGCGACACTGACCGAACACTTCAAAACCCACAAAAAGGATAACCATTCCCGCCGTGGTCTTTTGAAACTGGTTGCGACACGTCGCAAACTTCTGGACTATACCCGCGCCAAAGACGAAACGCGTTATCAGGATCTGATCAAACGCCTCGGCCTGCGCCGCTAATGACGACCCAAAGATGCGCCCTGCGGGGCGCTTCTTGCTTTTTAAGATGCCGCAATCTGCCGGACCTACAGATTGTAAAATGCAAATGAAACAGGTCACGGGCATACGGCCCGTATGAAATCGGCCAAAGGGGATGGGCCCCGGCGGCCAAACTAGGAAATGATATGTTTAACGTAACGACGAAATCTATGCAGTGGGGCGAAGAGAAGCTGACACTGGAAACGGGCAAGATCGCCCGTCAGGCAGACGGCTGTGTGATCGCCACTTTGGGCGAAACCAGCGTTCTGTGTGCTGTGACTTTTGCAAAGACACAAAAACCCGGTCAGGATTTTTTCCCGCTGACCGTTCACTATGGTGAAAAATATTATGCAGCCGGCAAAGTGCCCGGCGGGTTCTTCAAACGCGAAGCACGCCCGACCGAAAAAGAAACCCTGACATCGCGCCTGATCGACCGCCCGATCCGCCCGCTGTTTGTTCCCGGTTTCAAAAACGAAGTTCTGGTAATCTGTACCGTTCTGTCACACGATCTGGTGAATGATCCCGATATGGTCGCGATGATCGGTGCCTCGGCCGCGCTGACAATTTCCGGCGTGCCGTTCATGGGGCCGATTGGTGCCTGTCGCGTTGGTTTTGTGGATGGCGAATACATCCTAAACCCTGAAATCGACGACATGCACGATCTGCGCAACAAGCCCGAGCAGCGGCTTGATCTGGTTGTCGCCGGCACCAAAGACGCCGTGATGATGGTTGAATCCGAAGCCTACGAACTGACCGAAGAAGAAATGCTGGGCGCTGTGAATTTCGCCCACGAACAGATCCAGCCGGTGATCGACCTGATCATCGACTTTGCCGAAGATTGCGCCAAAGAGCCGTTCGACTATCAGCCCGCCGATTATTCCGAGCTGTACGAGGCGGTAGCCAAAGCCGGCGAGAAGCTGATGCGCAAAGCATTCGCGATCACCGACAAACAGGAACGCACCACGGCCGTTGCCGAAGCCCGCGAAGCCATCAAGGCGGCGTTGACCGACGAACAGCTGGCCGACGAAAATCTGGGTTCAGCAATGAAGAAGCTGGAAGCCAGCATCCTGCGTGGCGACGTTGTGAAAACCGGTAAACGGATCGACGGGCGCGACACCACCACGGTGCGCCCGATCACATCCGAAACCGGCCTGCTGCCCCGCACACACGGCTCGGCCCTGTTTACACGCGGCGAAACCCAAGGGCTGGTTGTAACCACTCTGGGCACCGGCGATGACGAACAGATGATCGATGCGCTGCAAGGCATGTATAAATCCAACTTCATGCTGCACTATAACTTCCCGCCCTATTCGGTTGGCGAAGTTGGCCGCTTTGGTTTCACCGGCCGGCGCGAAATCGGCCACGGTAAACTGGCATGGCGCGCGTTGCAGGCGGTTCTGCCCCCTGCCACCGATTTCCCCTACACAATTCGGGTTGTGTCGGAAATTACCGAATCCAACGGCTCGTCCTCGATGGCTTCGGTCTGTGGTGGTTCGTTGTCGATGATGGATGCCGGTGTGCCCCTGAAGGCCCCTGTTGCCGGTGTGGCCATGGGTTTGATCCTAGAGGACAGCGGCGATTACGCCATCCTGACCGATATTCTGGGTGACGAAGACCACCTTGGCGACATGGACTTCAAGGTTGCCGGGACTGACAAAGGCATCACATCGCTGCAAATGGACATCAAGGTTGCGGGCATTACACCCGACATCATGGACAAGGCATTGGCACAGGCCAAAGACGCCCGTCTGCACATCCTTGGTGAAATGGCCAACGCACTGACCGAAGCTGGCGAATTCAGTGCCCACGCACCACGCATCGAAACCATGCAGATCCCGACGGATAAAATCCGCGAAGTGATCGGCTCGGGTGGTAAGGTGATCCGCGAAATCGTTGAAGTATCCGGCGCCAAAGTCGACATCAACGACGAAGGGATCATCAAGATCGCCTCGCCGAATGCCGAAGCCATCCAGAAGGCCTATGACATGATCAACTCGATCGTGGCTGAACCGGAAGAAGGCAAGATCTATCGCGGCAAAGTTGTCAAAATCGTCGATTTCGGCGCATTCGTGAACTTCTTTGGCAAGCGCGACGGTCTGGTCCATGTTTCGCAAATCGAAAACCGCCGTCTGAACCATCCTT is a window encoding:
- the pnp gene encoding polyribonucleotide nucleotidyltransferase; protein product: MFNVTTKSMQWGEEKLTLETGKIARQADGCVIATLGETSVLCAVTFAKTQKPGQDFFPLTVHYGEKYYAAGKVPGGFFKREARPTEKETLTSRLIDRPIRPLFVPGFKNEVLVICTVLSHDLVNDPDMVAMIGASAALTISGVPFMGPIGACRVGFVDGEYILNPEIDDMHDLRNKPEQRLDLVVAGTKDAVMMVESEAYELTEEEMLGAVNFAHEQIQPVIDLIIDFAEDCAKEPFDYQPADYSELYEAVAKAGEKLMRKAFAITDKQERTTAVAEAREAIKAALTDEQLADENLGSAMKKLEASILRGDVVKTGKRIDGRDTTTVRPITSETGLLPRTHGSALFTRGETQGLVVTTLGTGDDEQMIDALQGMYKSNFMLHYNFPPYSVGEVGRFGFTGRREIGHGKLAWRALQAVLPPATDFPYTIRVVSEITESNGSSSMASVCGGSLSMMDAGVPLKAPVAGVAMGLILEDSGDYAILTDILGDEDHLGDMDFKVAGTDKGITSLQMDIKVAGITPDIMDKALAQAKDARLHILGEMANALTEAGEFSAHAPRIETMQIPTDKIREVIGSGGKVIREIVEVSGAKVDINDEGIIKIASPNAEAIQKAYDMINSIVAEPEEGKIYRGKVVKIVDFGAFVNFFGKRDGLVHVSQIENRRLNHPSDVLKEGQEVWVKLLGFDDRGKVRLAMKMVDQETGKEITEDKE